From Spirosoma aerolatum, one genomic window encodes:
- a CDS encoding helix-turn-helix transcriptional regulator: MEIISRNYGCYFDEFSRKYPPEFHHHTGYAESHINVADEVSEGVLNEICFQGVRIHYGDFRTRQTDTISTTEDFGSIDMTFQLQGHTDHDSSAPVRLAPFQHNLTYRPYANMRSRMSIGSHQYVGIQLTETFVSRLIDDNSPSCAKLLNHISQRKATILSNRNLVITPALQIQLSELIAPNRPIPLKRLYLELTVLDLFRQQIDQADASQRNGISSLSPRDVEKIMAVKTLLDTDPLGPYTLRQLCRSVGLNDFKLKKGFREVLSTTVFRYLTDLRMAYARQLLRDTDCTVNEVASRLGYSETHHFSSAFKRKFGYLPSQVDAEP; the protein is encoded by the coding sequence ATGGAAATTATTTCGCGGAATTACGGCTGCTATTTCGACGAATTTAGTCGTAAGTATCCACCTGAATTTCATCACCATACGGGTTATGCAGAGAGCCACATCAACGTAGCTGATGAGGTTTCGGAGGGCGTTCTGAACGAGATCTGCTTTCAGGGCGTTCGCATTCACTATGGTGATTTTCGGACCCGGCAAACCGACACCATTTCGACCACCGAAGACTTTGGCTCGATCGACATGACTTTTCAATTGCAGGGACATACCGATCATGACTCCTCCGCTCCCGTGCGTTTGGCTCCCTTTCAGCACAATCTGACCTACCGCCCTTATGCCAATATGCGCAGCCGTATGTCCATCGGTAGCCATCAATATGTGGGTATTCAATTAACGGAAACCTTCGTAAGCCGACTGATCGACGACAACTCTCCTTCCTGCGCCAAACTGCTTAACCACATCAGTCAGCGGAAAGCGACGATACTGTCGAACCGGAACCTGGTCATTACGCCTGCTTTGCAGATTCAATTGTCAGAGTTGATAGCGCCTAACCGGCCCATTCCTCTCAAACGATTATACCTCGAGTTAACCGTACTCGACTTGTTTCGCCAACAAATTGACCAGGCAGATGCCAGCCAGCGAAACGGAATCTCCTCATTATCTCCCCGCGATGTAGAGAAGATTATGGCTGTAAAAACATTGCTCGACACCGATCCGCTTGGGCCGTACACACTTCGGCAACTTTGTCGTTCGGTAGGACTGAACGATTTTAAACTAAAAAAAGGCTTTCGGGAGGTGTTGAGCACCACAGTCTTTAGGTACCTGACCGATCTTCGGATGGCGTATGCCCGGCAGCTACTTCGGGATACAGACTGTACGGTCAATGAGGTAGCCAGCCGACTCGGCTACAGTGAAACGCACCATTTTTCGTCGGCTTTCAAACGGAAATTTGGTTATTTACCGAGTCAAGTTGACGCCGAGCCATAA